Proteins encoded in a region of the Chlorogloeopsis sp. ULAP01 genome:
- the modB gene encoding molybdate ABC transporter permease subunit has product MPQDLSPLWISLKTSLLATFITFFLGIAAAYWMLGYRGKAKSLIESIFIAPLILPPTVVGFILLVCFGKNGPIGKLLEPFDFTIVFTWYGAAIAATVVAFPLMYKTSLGAFTQIDQNLLRVARTLGASEATIFWRIGLPLALPGILAGTTLAFARALGEFGATLMLAGNIPGQTQTIPMAIYFAVEAGAMNEAWFWAIAIMVISLSGIIAVNFWQEPRETSRTGDRITKGKESEVSALPARFSATELSVDIEKILSDFDLKVSFSTDEQPLGLLGGSGAGKSMILRCIAGIETPTRGSIVLNDRVLFDSQKGINIPSCDRRVGFLFQNYALFPHMSVAQNIAFGLPQGLSQVAIKQRVEAQLVQMRLEGLGDRYPHQLSGGQQQRVALARALASQPEALLLDEPFSALDTHLRSQLEQQMMATLADYQGVTLFVTHNMEEAYRVCPNLLVMEHGRAVQSGSKYEIFEHPTTVNVAKLTGCKNFSPAIFKGDRQVEAIDWNCTLRVIESIPNSFSHVGIRAHQINFTNEPNQENTFPCWLVRTSETPHRMTLFLKLHSSPTSSHDYHLQAEVFKEKWATLKDQPLPWHVRLDPLRLMLMEQSTK; this is encoded by the coding sequence ATGCCACAAGATTTATCTCCTCTTTGGATATCGCTTAAAACTTCTTTGCTTGCTACCTTTATTACCTTTTTCCTTGGCATTGCGGCTGCCTATTGGATGTTGGGGTATCGGGGTAAGGCGAAATCACTGATTGAAAGTATCTTTATTGCTCCTCTGATTTTACCCCCGACAGTTGTGGGCTTTATATTGCTGGTCTGTTTTGGTAAGAATGGCCCAATCGGAAAATTACTGGAGCCTTTTGACTTTACCATTGTTTTCACTTGGTATGGTGCAGCGATCGCTGCAACAGTGGTTGCCTTTCCTTTAATGTATAAAACTTCCTTGGGAGCGTTTACACAAATCGATCAGAATCTTTTACGGGTAGCTAGAACTCTAGGTGCAAGCGAAGCAACTATCTTTTGGCGAATCGGGTTACCTTTGGCACTGCCTGGAATTTTAGCCGGAACAACTCTGGCTTTTGCTCGTGCTTTAGGTGAATTTGGTGCGACACTGATGCTAGCAGGTAATATCCCCGGACAAACTCAGACGATTCCGATGGCAATTTATTTTGCCGTGGAAGCAGGAGCAATGAATGAAGCTTGGTTCTGGGCGATCGCGATTATGGTTATTTCTCTGTCGGGAATTATTGCTGTCAACTTCTGGCAGGAGCCAAGAGAAACAAGTAGAACAGGAGACAGGATAACAAAGGGAAAAGAAAGTGAGGTTTCTGCCTTACCTGCACGATTCTCTGCAACTGAACTGAGCGTAGATATCGAGAAAATACTTAGTGATTTTGATTTAAAAGTTTCCTTCAGTACCGATGAGCAACCTTTGGGATTGTTGGGAGGTTCTGGTGCTGGTAAGAGTATGATTTTGCGCTGTATTGCTGGGATAGAAACACCAACTAGAGGCTCCATTGTCTTGAATGACAGGGTTTTGTTTGATTCTCAAAAGGGTATTAATATTCCTAGCTGCGATCGCCGTGTCGGTTTTTTATTTCAGAATTATGCTTTGTTTCCCCACATGAGTGTGGCGCAGAATATTGCTTTTGGTTTACCGCAAGGATTATCTCAAGTAGCCATTAAGCAACGAGTAGAAGCGCAATTAGTGCAAATGCGGTTAGAAGGATTAGGCGATCGCTATCCGCATCAACTGTCTGGTGGGCAGCAACAACGAGTTGCCCTAGCAAGAGCTTTGGCTTCTCAACCAGAAGCTTTACTTTTGGATGAACCGTTTTCTGCTCTCGATACTCATTTACGTAGCCAATTAGAACAACAAATGATGGCAACGTTAGCAGATTACCAAGGTGTAACTTTGTTTGTAACGCATAATATGGAAGAAGCCTACCGAGTTTGTCCAAATCTTCTGGTGATGGAACACGGCAGAGCAGTTCAATCTGGCTCCAAATACGAGATTTTTGAGCATCCCACTACCGTTAACGTTGCTAAATTAACAGGTTGTAAAAACTTCTCTCCCGCAATCTTCAAAGGCGATCGCCAAGTAGAAGCTATTGATTGGAATTGCACTTTACGAGTAATTGAATCGATTCCCAACTCTTTCTCTCACGTCGGTATCCGCGCTCATCAAATTAACTTCACCAATGAACCTAACCAAGAGAATACCTTTCCCTGTTGGTTGGTACGAACTAGCGAAACACCACACCGGATGACGCTATTTTTGAAATTGCATTCTTCTCCCACAAGTTCCCATGATTACCATCTGCAAGCAGAAGTGTTTAAGGAGAAATGGGCAACACTCAAAGATCAGCCGTTGCCGTGGCACGTTCGATTAGATCCTTTGCGTTTGATGTTAATGGAGCAATCTACAAAATAG